A genomic region of Bacillota bacterium contains the following coding sequences:
- a CDS encoding zinc ribbon domain-containing protein — translation MPIYEFRCKGCGQKFEQRFSSTDVSGVTCPQCGSTEVSRLISLFFSPKVSKDMGVIGCDRCTGGNPPPFCEPGRCPSCET, via the coding sequence ATGCCTATCTATGAGTTTCGCTGCAAAGGGTGCGGTCAGAAGTTCGAGCAGAGGTTTTCCAGCACCGATGTCTCCGGGGTGACCTGTCCCCAGTGCGGGTCAACGGAAGTATCGCGCCTTATCTCGCTGTTTTTCTCGCCGAAGGTGAGCAAAGATATGGGTGTGATCGGATGCGACAGATGCACGGGAGGCAATCCGCCTCCGTTTTGCGAACCGGGGCGTTGTCCTTCCTGTGAGACGTGA
- the metG gene encoding methionine--tRNA ligase, with protein MGSEKAYYVTTPIYYVNSSPHIGSTLTTLAADVLARYQKMRGRRVWLLTGTDENAIKVHRAAQERGVPTQQFVDELAAEFQQAWKVMHIEYDDFIRTTEPRHVRVVQEFFRRMREKGDIYKGIYEGWYCVSDETFFAPSDVGEDKLCPNAECRRPLQWVQEEDYFFRLSAYGDRLLQYIVEHPDWLEPEFRKNEVIAFIKQGLRDQSVTRANPGWGIPVPGEPDKVIYVWFDALINYVSATGWPEDMERYRQLWPAVHLMGKEIFVRFHATLWPAMLMSLGLPVPERIFGHGWWTIGGEKGSKSKGNLPHPVQLAKDIAAWSGADFELAVDAERYLLIREMQFGLDSEFSEESFRKRYNSDLANDLGNLLNRTLNMVWRYAQGRVPKPLEHHAELAQLAADIERDIEEEVYRFRLNGVLEQIWRMVSRLNKYLDEQAPWSLYRNGETERAQGVLYDVLEGVRLCALWLAPTMPVATARIWQQLGIDTPAVQASWQAESVWGRLQPGTSVQQPQPLFPRITDEAVTVKMEKETDMEQSNLITIQDFQKLEIKIAEVKSAEPVPNTSKLLKLTVDIGGEERTLVAGIAETYSPQDVIGRQIVVLTNLQPATIRGVPSQGMLLAAEVDGKAILLTPDKPVPVGSKVR; from the coding sequence ATGGGGAGTGAAAAGGCGTACTATGTGACTACCCCGATTTATTACGTGAACAGTTCGCCACACATCGGCAGCACATTGACCACACTGGCAGCGGACGTGCTGGCGCGCTACCAGAAGATGCGCGGGCGCAGGGTGTGGCTCCTCACCGGCACCGACGAGAACGCCATCAAGGTGCACCGCGCCGCGCAGGAGCGGGGCGTGCCCACGCAGCAGTTCGTGGACGAGCTCGCCGCCGAGTTCCAGCAGGCATGGAAGGTGATGCACATCGAATACGATGACTTCATCCGCACCACCGAGCCACGCCATGTGCGCGTGGTGCAGGAGTTTTTCCGCCGGATGCGCGAAAAGGGCGATATCTACAAGGGCATCTACGAAGGCTGGTACTGCGTGTCGGATGAAACCTTCTTCGCCCCGTCTGATGTGGGCGAGGACAAACTGTGCCCCAACGCCGAGTGCCGTCGCCCTCTGCAGTGGGTGCAGGAAGAGGATTACTTCTTCCGCCTTTCCGCCTACGGGGACCGCTTGCTGCAATATATCGTAGAGCATCCCGACTGGCTGGAGCCGGAGTTTCGCAAGAACGAGGTCATCGCCTTCATCAAGCAGGGGCTGCGCGACCAGAGCGTCACCCGCGCCAACCCGGGCTGGGGCATCCCCGTGCCCGGCGAGCCGGATAAGGTCATCTACGTGTGGTTCGACGCGCTGATTAACTACGTCTCCGCCACCGGCTGGCCCGAAGATATGGAACGCTACCGGCAGCTCTGGCCCGCCGTGCACCTGATGGGCAAGGAGATTTTCGTGCGCTTCCACGCCACCCTCTGGCCTGCCATGCTGATGTCGCTGGGTCTGCCTGTGCCGGAGCGGATCTTCGGGCATGGCTGGTGGACCATCGGCGGCGAGAAGGGGAGCAAGTCCAAAGGCAACCTGCCCCACCCGGTGCAGCTGGCGAAGGATATCGCCGCGTGGTCGGGAGCGGATTTCGAACTCGCGGTGGACGCCGAGCGATACCTGTTGATTCGCGAGATGCAGTTCGGGCTGGACAGCGAGTTCTCGGAGGAATCCTTCCGCAAACGCTATAACAGCGACCTTGCCAACGACCTGGGCAACCTGCTCAATCGCACGCTGAACATGGTCTGGCGCTACGCGCAGGGACGGGTGCCCAAACCGCTCGAACACCACGCGGAACTGGCGCAGCTGGCGGCGGACATCGAGAGGGACATTGAGGAAGAGGTTTACCGCTTCCGTCTCAACGGCGTGCTGGAGCAAATCTGGCGGATGGTGTCGCGCCTGAACAAGTATCTGGATGAGCAGGCACCGTGGAGCCTTTACCGCAACGGCGAGACCGAGCGTGCGCAGGGCGTGCTGTATGATGTGCTGGAGGGAGTACGGCTGTGCGCCCTGTGGCTGGCACCCACCATGCCAGTGGCGACGGCACGCATCTGGCAACAGCTGGGCATCGATACGCCGGCGGTGCAGGCGAGCTGGCAGGCGGAAAGCGTGTGGGGGCGGTTGCAACCGGGCACGAGCGTGCAGCAGCCACAGCCCCTGTTCCCGCGCATTACGGATGAAGCGGTGACAGTGAAGATGGAAAAGGAGACCGACATGGAGCAGAGCAACCTGATTACCATTCAGGATTTTCAGAAGCTGGAAATCAAAATCGCCGAGGTGAAGTCGGCGGAACCCGTTCCGAACACGTCCAAACTGCTGAAACTCACCGTCGATATCGGCGGAGAGGAGCGCACGCTGGTGGCTGGTATCGCCGAGACCTACAGCCCACAGGATGTCATCGGCAGGCAGATTGTGGTGCTGACCAACCTGCAACCCGCCACCATTCGCGGCGTGCCATCGCAGGGCATGTTGCTGGCGGCGGAAGTGGACGGTAAAGCCATCCTGCTGACGCCTGACAAGCCTGTACCTGTTGGAAGCAAGGTGCGTTAA
- a CDS encoding stage 0 sporulation family protein gives MPIAVGIAFKRVARSYWFDPAGYELKEWDKVIVETARGQEMGTVRIPPREVVDEDLQAPLKPILRPATPEDLEQYRQNLYMAKEAFGICRDKIAKHGLPMKLVHCEYAFDRTQLTFYFVAENRVDFRELVRDLAATFRTRIQLLQIGPRDQAKMMGGIGPCGLTLCCSTFLKEFTPISMKMAKDQSLFLNPVKFSGVCGKLMCCLQYEHDMYKDARSRLPRIGDTVQTPRGEGRVSDLNILKEEVMVEFPDGTIITYAASELQWEKQVTGCACAAGGAVEVVEEEPIVDEEVPDTDAYL, from the coding sequence ATGCCCATTGCGGTTGGAATAGCTTTCAAGCGCGTGGCGCGCTCGTACTGGTTTGACCCGGCAGGGTACGAACTGAAGGAGTGGGATAAGGTCATCGTGGAGACCGCACGCGGTCAGGAGATGGGCACGGTGCGTATCCCTCCGCGCGAGGTCGTCGACGAGGATTTGCAGGCACCGCTGAAGCCCATCCTGCGCCCAGCCACCCCCGAAGACCTGGAACAGTACAGGCAAAACCTGTATATGGCAAAAGAGGCTTTCGGCATCTGCCGGGACAAGATAGCCAAACACGGCTTGCCGATGAAGCTGGTTCACTGTGAGTATGCCTTTGACCGCACGCAGCTCACCTTCTACTTCGTGGCGGAGAACCGTGTGGACTTTCGCGAGCTGGTGCGGGACCTCGCCGCCACTTTCCGCACGCGCATCCAGCTGCTGCAGATTGGTCCCCGCGACCAGGCGAAGATGATGGGCGGCATCGGTCCGTGTGGACTGACGCTGTGTTGCAGCACCTTCCTGAAGGAGTTCACACCCATCTCGATGAAGATGGCGAAGGACCAGAGCCTGTTCCTGAACCCGGTGAAGTTCTCGGGCGTGTGCGGCAAGCTGATGTGCTGCCTGCAATACGAGCATGACATGTATAAGGACGCCCGGTCGCGCTTGCCCCGAATCGGCGACACCGTGCAGACCCCGCGCGGAGAGGGGCGCGTGAGCGACCTGAACATCCTTAAGGAAGAGGTGATGGTGGAGTTTCCCGATGGGACAATCATCACTTATGCCGCATCGGAGTTACAGTGGGAGAAACAGGTGACCGGTTGCGCCTGCGCTGCTGGCGGTGCTGTCGAAGTGGTGGAAGAAGAGCCCATCGTCGACGAGGAGGTGCCGGATACCGATGCCTATCTATGA
- a CDS encoding DUF2007 domain-containing protein, producing the protein MRHNSRQQWVLLYSTPNVMEGNIIVDLLRSAGVKVFVRTLGHVYVTWGMEILVPQDQLEQAQQVLAEAKEAREPEEGDNGHYGE; encoded by the coding sequence ATGCGCCACAACTCTCGCCAGCAATGGGTGCTTTTGTACTCCACCCCGAACGTGATGGAGGGTAACATCATTGTAGACCTGCTGCGCAGCGCAGGGGTGAAGGTGTTTGTACGCACGCTGGGACACGTTTACGTCACATGGGGAATGGAAATCCTGGTACCGCAGGACCAACTGGAACAGGCTCAGCAGGTGTTAGCGGAAGCAAAAGAAGCACGCGAACCGGAAGAAGGAGATAATGGACATTATGGGGAGTGA